The following proteins are encoded in a genomic region of Spirosoma sp. SC4-14:
- a CDS encoding AAA family ATPase has product MLINSLGLKNFKCFEELNVTFAPITLLTGANSSGKSSLINAILAVLQTEQFPLYLSPNGKF; this is encoded by the coding sequence ATGCTCATTAATTCCCTCGGCCTGAAGAATTTCAAATGCTTTGAAGAACTCAACGTAACCTTTGCGCCGATTACCTTGCTTACCGGGGCTAATAGCAGCGGAAAAAGCTCCTTAATCAATGCTATTTTAGCTGTGCTACAGACCGAACAGTTTCCATTATACCTGTCGCCGAATGGGAAGTTTTGA
- a CDS encoding glycine--tRNA ligase, with protein sequence MTEQKVSPATSLQDIIAHAKEYGFVFPSSEIYDGLQAVYDYGQNGVELKNNLKTLWWKAMTQLHDNVVGIDAAIFMHPLTWKASGHVDSFNDPMIDNRDSKKRYRADQLIELKAEEYEKAGDQARGQALRNELGRLQSADDMEGLRNLILAEGIKDPISGTDNWTEVRQFNLMFSTQVGSVAEDASLIYLRPETAQGIFVNFLNVQKTGRMKIPFGIAQIGKAFRNEIVARQFTFRMREFEQMEMQFFVRPGTEMEWYERWRDARMKFHQALGLPAEKLKFHIHEKLAHYANAAVDIEYEFPFGFREMEGIHSRTDFDLKSHQELSRKKQQYFDNEIDPATGKPYGNYIPYVVETSVGADRLFLATFCNAFTKETVGEGDDQKERTYLKLHPALAPVKAAVFPLVRKDGLPEKAEAIVKNLRSEFRVIYEERDAIGKRYTRQDLIGTPFCIAVDYQTLEDDTVTIRYRDTTEQVRVPISELKARIGQEVSMERVLEKM encoded by the coding sequence ATGACAGAGCAGAAAGTGTCCCCAGCAACTTCTTTACAAGACATTATCGCCCACGCCAAAGAATATGGCTTCGTTTTTCCGTCTTCTGAAATCTACGACGGGCTACAGGCCGTGTACGACTACGGTCAGAACGGTGTCGAACTAAAAAATAACCTGAAAACCCTGTGGTGGAAGGCCATGACTCAACTGCACGACAACGTAGTTGGGATTGATGCCGCCATTTTTATGCACCCGCTTACCTGGAAAGCATCGGGCCACGTCGATTCGTTTAACGATCCGATGATCGACAACCGCGATTCAAAGAAGCGCTATCGGGCCGACCAGCTCATCGAGTTAAAAGCCGAAGAATACGAAAAAGCGGGCGATCAGGCGCGGGGTCAGGCCCTGCGCAACGAATTGGGCCGGTTGCAGAGCGCCGACGATATGGAAGGCCTGCGAAACCTGATTCTTGCCGAAGGGATTAAAGACCCCATTTCGGGTACCGACAACTGGACCGAGGTGCGGCAGTTTAACCTCATGTTTTCGACGCAGGTTGGTTCGGTGGCCGAAGACGCCAGCCTGATTTATCTCCGTCCCGAAACGGCGCAGGGTATTTTCGTGAACTTCCTGAACGTGCAGAAAACCGGCCGGATGAAGATTCCGTTCGGTATTGCGCAGATTGGGAAAGCGTTCCGCAACGAAATTGTGGCCCGGCAGTTTACGTTCCGTATGCGCGAGTTCGAACAAATGGAAATGCAGTTTTTCGTACGGCCCGGAACCGAAATGGAATGGTACGAGCGCTGGCGCGATGCCCGTATGAAGTTCCATCAGGCATTGGGGCTGCCCGCCGAAAAACTGAAATTCCATATCCACGAAAAGCTGGCACACTATGCCAATGCTGCCGTAGATATTGAGTACGAATTTCCGTTCGGTTTCCGCGAAATGGAAGGGATTCACTCGCGTACGGATTTCGATCTGAAATCGCACCAGGAATTGAGCCGCAAGAAACAGCAGTATTTCGATAACGAAATTGATCCGGCTACGGGCAAGCCTTATGGTAACTACATTCCCTATGTAGTTGAAACATCGGTAGGCGCCGACCGGCTGTTCCTGGCTACGTTCTGCAATGCCTTCACGAAAGAAACCGTGGGCGAGGGCGACGATCAGAAAGAACGGACTTACCTGAAGCTGCATCCGGCGCTGGCTCCTGTAAAAGCAGCCGTATTCCCGTTGGTTCGCAAAGATGGTTTGCCCGAAAAAGCCGAAGCTATTGTGAAGAACCTGCGTTCTGAATTCCGGGTAATTTATGAAGAACGCGATGCGATTGGTAAACGCTATACCCGTCAGGATCTGATTGGGACGCCATTCTGCATTGCCGTCGACTATCAGACCCTGGAAGACGACACGGTTACAATTCGCTATCGCGACACAACCGAGCAGGTGCGGGTTCCGATCAGTGAACTAAAAGCCCGCATCGGTCAGGAAGTGTCGATGGAGCGGGTTCTGGAGAAAATGTAA
- a CDS encoding LytTR family DNA-binding domain-containing protein, translating to MTYVSSVIASARTAPIEWPPLKLYLRETGRQSFPVSDLVYMQAVANYSWLNWMDGRRMLMPRTLKYYMPKLPTEWFIRLHRNCVVNRRYVERLERTETGGLVHLSTGDVLPVSRRRWTSVRRQLMNNMPHLN from the coding sequence ATGACCTACGTATCGTCCGTAATTGCTTCTGCCCGCACAGCTCCCATTGAATGGCCACCTCTAAAATTATACTTACGGGAAACAGGACGCCAGTCGTTTCCGGTTTCGGATCTGGTTTATATGCAGGCCGTAGCAAACTACAGTTGGCTGAACTGGATGGATGGTCGTCGGATGCTGATGCCCCGAACCTTGAAATACTACATGCCCAAACTCCCAACCGAATGGTTCATCCGGCTGCACCGCAACTGCGTCGTTAACCGTCGGTATGTAGAGCGGCTCGAACGCACGGAAACGGGTGGGCTGGTACACTTGTCTACGGGTGATGTGCTGCCCGTTTCGCGTCGGCGGTGGACAAGCGTACGTCGGCAATTAATGAACAACATGCCTCACCTCAATTAA